One window from the genome of Magnolia sinica isolate HGM2019 chromosome 4, MsV1, whole genome shotgun sequence encodes:
- the LOC131244144 gene encoding protein MAIN-LIKE 1-like: protein MPRRGRSEARPSCQSVDPCYVPQEGQHLSDVAREGGALTVLRDRGVHTHWLDWFKDPQPLFFQVLEHTHLFGLFRFRLSKRNMTLLSVLTERWHAETHTFHLSFGEWGITPYDIFIQLGLRYEGGSIPFEEDLPVPTEDDWMSLLGMIPHSLDFSGSRFKLLWLSMNFSWRILQTKAEAIVKARALILYTLGAMIFYRGNELVSSRLLRLMVDINFLMPYNRNAALLAHLYEGLDKASRCSSRSLTGFYRIIKVCFFDHFPQLGPTLINRTPPFPHMMLWYKDNHSCTRQFFDLA, encoded by the exons ATGCCTCGTCGTGGTAGGAGTGAGGCGAGACCTTCTTGCCAATCAGTTGATCCTTGTTATGTTCCTCAGGAGGGTCAACATCTTTCAGATGTGGCTCGGGAAGGAGGGGCTCTTACTGTCTTGAGGGATCGTGGGGTTCACACTCATTGGCTAGATTGGTTCAAGGATCCTCAACCATTGTTTTTTCAGGTGTTGGAGCATACTCATCTCTTCGGCTTGTTTAGATTTCGTCTGAGTAAGAGGAATATGACGCTTTTATCCGTGTTGACTGAGAGGTGGCATGCCGAGACCCACACATTTCATCTCTCGTTTGGAGAGTGGGGGATCACCCCTTACGATATCTTTATTCAGCTTGGTCTTCGATACGAGGGGGGATCCATTCCCTTCGAGGAGGACCTCCCTGTTCCCACAGAGGATGATTGGATGAGTCTTTTAGGGATGATTCCTCATTCTTTGGACTTCTCAGGGTCTCGATTTAAGTTACTTTGGCTATCGATGAATTTCTCCTGGCGCATTCTGCAGACTAAGGCCGAGGCTATTGTGAAAGCTCGTGCCTTAATTTTGTACACTTTGGGAGCCATGATCTTTTATCGTGGGAATGAGCTAGTGAGCTCTCGTCTGCTGAGGCTCATGGTAGATATCAATTTCCTTATGCCATATAACAGGAATGCAGCGCTCCTGGCCCATTTATATGAAGGGCTGGACAAGGCCAGTCGTTGTAGCAGCAGGTCTTTAACTGGCTTCTACCGGATCATCAAG GTATGCTTTTTCGACCACTTTCcacagttggggcccaccttgataaatcgCACCCCTCCTTTCCCTCACATGATGCTGTGGTATAAGGATAATCACAGCTGTACCCGCCAGTTTTTCGATCTTGCCTAA
- the LOC131244143 gene encoding uncharacterized protein LOC131244143: protein MTALCHDMINKEMEVFVDDMIIKSHTIEGHFEDLKKLFDRLEKFKLCLNLQKMRLRCNWRQTGKPLLLNISVAVEAIRCILSQHDASGRKEQVIYYLSERVTSYESKYSSLEKTCLTLVWATQRLRQYMIAYPILLLACMDLLKCMFEKSALTSRIAKWQLLLSKFNITYVTQKAIKGQALVDHLAAHSLPDYQPLISTRISSLSREKKKGRLQVFGDTQLIIKQTNGEWRTKDEKLIAYHIYLENLTEEFDEVTFSYMPRAKNQFTDTLASMLEIPKGISEWELTVELQEVPAFFFLQIDEAEASPCNQPWYADIREYLEHQKYHKGVASTDRRTIQRLTAQFKITGGILYKRSFNQVLLRCVDETEAAKIMSEIHEGLCSPHMNGHMIAKKILRLDYYWLTMETDCCKHVRKCFKC, encoded by the exons ATGACTGCTTTGTGTcatgacatgataaacaaggaaatggaagtcttCGTGGATGACATGATCATCAAATCTCACACAATTGAAGGACACtttgaagacctcaagaagctcttcgatAGATTGGAAAAGTTTAAGCTCTGCCTCAATCTACAAAAAATGCGTCTTCGGTGCAACTGGAGGCAAACTG GTAAACCATTGTTACTCAACATCTCTGTCGCAGTAGAAGCGATCAGGTGCATCCTCAGCCAACATGACGCTTCAGGAAGAAAGGAACAAGTGATCTACTACTTAAGCGAAAGGGTCACCAGCTATGAATCCAAGTATTCTAGCTTAGAGAAAACATGCCTCACTTTGGTCTGGGCAACACAACGGCTTCGACAATACATGATCGCCTATCCAATCCTTCTGCTTGCCTGCATGGACCTGTTAAAATGCATGTTCGAAAAGTCGGCATTAACAAGTAGGATTGCAAAATGGCAACTGCTACTTTCGAAGTTcaacatcacctatgtcactcaaaAAGCAATTAAGGGGCAAGCACTGGTTGACCACCTAGCAGCACACTCTCTACCTGATTATCAACCATTGATCTCGACGAGGATATCCTCCTTATcaagggagaagaagaaaggaag ATTGCAAGTCTTTGGAGACACACAACTCATCATCAAGCAGACGAACGGTGAATGGAGGACCAAAGATGAAAAGTTGATCGCCTATCACATCTATCTGGAAAATTTAACTGAAGAATTCGATGAAGTCACATTCTCGTACATGCCCCGAGCTAAAAATCAGTTCACAGACACCCTTGCCTCAATGCTAGAGATTCCTAAGGGAATTTCTGAGTGGGAACTTACCGTAGAGCTTCAAGAGGTGCCCGCCTTCTTCTTTTTGCAAATTGATGAAGCAGAAGCCTCCCCATGCAACCAGCCATGGTATGCAGACATCAGAGAATACCTCGAGCACCAAAAATACCATAAAGGAGTTGCATCAACCGATCGTCGCACCATCCAACGACTGACAGCTCAATTCAAGATCACCGGGGGTATCCTCTATAAgcgatccttcaatcaagtcctcCTCCGCTGTGTGGATGAAACAGAAGCAGCCAaaatcatgtcagaaatccacgaaggactGTGTAGCCCACATATGAATGGTCATATGATAGCGAAAAAGATACTACGGCTTGACTATTATTGGCTAACGATGGAGACAGACTGCTGCAAACATGTCAGGAAATGCTTCAAATGTTAG